From Candidatus Zixiibacteriota bacterium, a single genomic window includes:
- a CDS encoding protein-L-isoaspartate(D-aspartate) O-methyltransferase produces the protein MNNPDDADFIARRLRMVDQQMVRRGIRNKAVLDAMRTVPRHLFIPEQSQDKAYHDGPVSIGRGQTISQPYIVASMTEYLRLDPESKALEVGTGCGYQTAVLSEITPHVFSIERIAGLLEDAQARLNRLGYASVQTMLGDGSEGWPEAAPFDAIIVTAAAPAIPQTLCDQLVEGGRMVIPVDRGTTGRQDLLGLVRTPTGIEQEVLYEVRFVPLLGEIDG, from the coding sequence ATGAACAACCCCGATGATGCAGATTTCATCGCACGTCGTCTGCGGATGGTTGACCAGCAAATGGTCCGTCGGGGGATTCGAAACAAGGCCGTGCTGGATGCCATGCGAACCGTGCCACGCCACCTGTTTATTCCAGAGCAATCTCAGGACAAGGCTTACCATGATGGTCCAGTATCGATTGGTCGGGGGCAGACAATCTCTCAGCCATATATTGTAGCGTCTATGACCGAATACCTACGCCTTGACCCCGAAAGCAAGGCCCTTGAAGTTGGTACGGGGTGCGGATACCAAACCGCAGTCCTGTCCGAAATAACCCCCCACGTCTTTTCTATTGAGCGGATAGCCGGATTGCTGGAAGACGCCCAGGCTCGACTGAATCGACTGGGCTATGCTTCTGTTCAGACAATGCTTGGCGACGGTTCGGAAGGCTGGCCCGAGGCCGCTCCCTTCGACGCGATCATAGTCACAGCCGCAGCACCTGCTATACCCCAAACATTATGTGACCAATTGGTGGAGGGGGGGAGGATGGTGATCCCCGTTGATAGAGGCACAACCGGACGGCAGGACTTGCTCGGACTGGTCAGGACTCCCACCGGCATTGAGCAGGAAGTTCTCTATGAAGTTCGTTTTGTTCCATTGCTTGGCGAGATTGACGGTTAG
- a CDS encoding E3 ubiquitin ligase family protein, with translation MTSTEDYLMAAAFVLIGGFTFFLGFIKMRKYRLIRDIPRSKIKSMAMGVIEIHGHVEADKLIKSPFSQTECVYYKFEIKEYRQSSSSKKSGSTRKWEVVGSGDRSVPFIAKDETGTALVEPDKAEFVVTHKKVFYQKGQGFLASLKSIPRIVKALKTFNPNDTTSLLLEGDPLQPMEERKGLQVTNVGDRKYYEYYIEPGDGLFVLGTAANSPDTPGNIVIKRGKNEKTFIISDKSEKAVLKNIKKTMLMCLIIGGIFLVTGVLLLFMAMGIVSGG, from the coding sequence ATGACAAGCACTGAAGACTATCTCATGGCTGCAGCGTTTGTTCTGATCGGCGGTTTTACCTTTTTCCTGGGGTTTATCAAGATGCGGAAGTATCGCCTCATTCGTGATATTCCGCGTTCCAAGATCAAGTCGATGGCTATGGGTGTTATCGAAATCCACGGCCATGTTGAAGCGGACAAACTTATCAAATCTCCATTTTCTCAAACAGAATGCGTTTACTACAAATTCGAGATCAAGGAGTATCGTCAATCGAGTTCTTCAAAAAAATCCGGCTCTACAAGAAAATGGGAAGTGGTTGGGTCAGGCGACAGGAGTGTACCCTTTATTGCCAAGGACGAAACAGGCACGGCGTTGGTGGAACCTGACAAGGCGGAGTTTGTGGTCACTCACAAAAAAGTGTTTTACCAGAAGGGACAGGGATTTCTTGCATCCCTCAAATCTATCCCTCGAATCGTCAAGGCACTCAAGACTTTCAACCCGAACGACACCACCTCGCTCCTCCTTGAAGGGGATCCGCTTCAACCGATGGAAGAGCGAAAAGGTCTTCAAGTCACGAATGTTGGGGACCGCAAGTACTATGAGTATTATATCGAACCGGGCGATGGCCTGTTTGTGCTGGGTACAGCGGCAAATAGTCCCGATACCCCCGGAAACATTGTGATCAAACGTGGCAAGAACGAAAAGACATTCATCATCTCGGACAAGAGCGAGAAAGCTGTTCTTAAGAACATAAAGAAGACAATGCTGATGTGCTTGATCATTGGTGGCATCTTTCTGGTTACAGGTGTCCTGCTGCTCTTCATGGCTATGGGAATTGTCTCAGGAGGTTGA